In Ilumatobacter fluminis, the following proteins share a genomic window:
- a CDS encoding antibiotic biosynthesis monooxygenase family protein: protein MSVVKINAIEVPEGMGDQLEARFAARAGQVDQEPGFEEFMLLRPVSGDDRYFVVTRWESEEAFQNWRNGQAFQKQHENTHEDGGKGDAKPQHPVASGASLLEFEVVSLSQAS, encoded by the coding sequence ATGTCCGTCGTGAAGATCAACGCCATCGAAGTCCCCGAGGGAATGGGCGATCAGCTCGAAGCCCGGTTCGCCGCCCGGGCGGGCCAGGTCGACCAGGAGCCCGGCTTCGAGGAGTTCATGCTGCTCCGTCCGGTCAGCGGCGACGACCGCTACTTCGTCGTGACCCGCTGGGAGTCGGAGGAGGCGTTCCAGAACTGGCGCAACGGTCAGGCCTTCCAGAAGCAGCACGAGAACACCCACGAAGACGGCGGCAAGGGCGACGCCAAGCCGCAGCACCCCGTCGCCAGCGGCGCCAGCCTGCTCGAGTTCGAGGTCGTCTCGCTGTCCCAGGCGTCGTAG
- a CDS encoding iron-containing redox enzyme family protein, translated as MSRSIIPTSPRLPQPVGPISSAVVDLLTTGVGASLNMAHPDPFDRDRQLAWFMLNGLSYRGWRDVHDDMEWHPLAVEWRRNLEEWFMEHAHDQVWLDGLAVAEAIEGALAPDETPGAAAWLAEHGRRDHLADAIAMRMPYQMIEADPHTFAVPRLDGEVKRAICDVQAGEYGVGHEFSHAELYARAASALGVDESDVLDRLPGVAFATVNFITACGLRRSWRHIVVGQLTLFEMDSVAPNRLMVEACDRIGVADEVRRFFHVHVLADAEHEQMMEDAVVKRLCVDDPDCAADVTFGIAAQRWIDRAIARHAVGAWERGRSALAELPVPAAA; from the coding sequence ATGTCACGTTCGATCATCCCCACCTCCCCGAGGCTTCCCCAGCCGGTCGGACCGATCTCGAGTGCCGTTGTCGATCTGCTCACGACCGGCGTCGGCGCGTCGCTCAACATGGCGCACCCCGACCCGTTCGACCGTGACCGTCAGCTCGCCTGGTTCATGCTCAACGGCCTGTCGTATCGCGGTTGGCGCGACGTGCACGACGACATGGAGTGGCATCCGCTCGCCGTCGAGTGGCGTCGGAACCTCGAGGAATGGTTCATGGAGCACGCCCACGACCAGGTGTGGCTCGACGGGCTCGCCGTGGCCGAGGCGATCGAGGGCGCCCTGGCCCCCGACGAGACCCCGGGGGCCGCCGCCTGGCTCGCCGAGCACGGCCGACGCGACCACCTCGCCGACGCGATCGCCATGCGGATGCCGTACCAGATGATCGAGGCCGATCCCCACACGTTCGCGGTACCCCGACTCGACGGCGAGGTGAAGCGGGCGATCTGTGACGTGCAGGCAGGCGAGTACGGCGTCGGCCACGAGTTCTCCCACGCCGAGCTCTACGCCCGCGCCGCGTCGGCACTGGGCGTGGACGAGTCCGACGTCCTCGACCGACTGCCCGGCGTCGCGTTCGCCACCGTCAACTTCATCACCGCCTGCGGTCTGCGTCGCTCGTGGCGTCACATCGTCGTCGGCCAGCTCACGCTGTTCGAGATGGACTCCGTCGCGCCCAACCGGTTGATGGTCGAAGCCTGCGATCGCATCGGCGTCGCCGACGAGGTCCGCCGGTTCTTCCACGTGCACGTGCTCGCCGACGCGGAACACGAGCAGATGATGGAGGACGCCGTCGTGAAGCGGCTGTGCGTCGACGATCCCGACTGTGCCGCCGACGTGACCTTCGGGATCGCGGCGCAGCGGTGGATCGACCGCGCGATCGCCCGCCATGCGGTGGGTGCGTGGGAGCGGGGTCGCTCGGCGCTCGCCGAGCTTCCCGTGCCCGCTGCGGCGTGA
- a CDS encoding aldehyde dehydrogenase family protein yields MSTIPQHDELAKRTGHLLAACGAKVTNGDQMARTPITGGSLGAAGAAGDIGAAVDRAHDAFEIWRTTPAPVRGNVVRRLGELLREHKSQLGELVSIEAGKIRSEGLGEVQEMIDICDFAVGLSRQLHGLTIASERPGHRLMETWHPMGPVGVISAFNFPVAVWSWNAALAIVAGDPVIWKPSDKTPLTALACGALFQQAARENGAPEHLLQVVLGGGKQGADLAAHEGVPIVSATGSTAMGRKVAPVVAARFGRAILELGGNNAAIVAPSADLDLAVRGIVFSAAGTAGQRCTTLRRLIVHRSVHDEIVEKVAKAYESLPIGDPLADGTLVGPLIDGGSFDRMQAALETAQGDGGTVVAGGDRALDDEAPDAFYARPAIVTMPGQTEIVRSETFAPILYAMAYDDLDDAIALHNEVPQGLASSIFTTDLREAETFIGAAGSDCGIANVNIGPSGAEIGGAFGGEKETGGGRESGSDAWKGYMRRQTNTVNYSRDLPLAQGVNFDV; encoded by the coding sequence ATGAGCACGATCCCCCAGCACGACGAACTCGCGAAGCGCACCGGCCACCTCCTCGCCGCGTGCGGCGCCAAGGTGACGAACGGCGACCAGATGGCCCGCACCCCGATCACCGGCGGTTCGCTCGGTGCCGCTGGTGCCGCCGGCGACATCGGTGCCGCCGTCGACCGGGCCCACGACGCCTTCGAGATCTGGCGCACCACACCGGCTCCCGTGCGCGGCAACGTCGTCCGTCGCCTCGGTGAGCTGCTCCGCGAACACAAGTCGCAACTCGGCGAACTCGTGTCGATCGAGGCCGGCAAGATCCGCTCCGAGGGCCTCGGCGAGGTGCAGGAGATGATCGACATCTGCGACTTCGCAGTCGGACTCTCCCGCCAGCTCCACGGCCTCACGATCGCATCCGAGCGACCCGGTCACCGGCTGATGGAGACGTGGCACCCGATGGGGCCGGTCGGTGTGATCTCGGCGTTCAACTTCCCGGTCGCCGTCTGGTCGTGGAACGCCGCACTCGCGATCGTCGCCGGCGACCCCGTCATCTGGAAGCCGAGTGACAAGACCCCGCTCACCGCCCTGGCGTGCGGCGCACTGTTCCAGCAGGCCGCCCGCGAGAACGGCGCCCCCGAACACCTGCTCCAGGTCGTGCTCGGCGGCGGCAAGCAGGGCGCCGACCTGGCCGCCCACGAGGGCGTGCCGATCGTGTCGGCCACGGGTTCCACCGCCATGGGCCGCAAGGTCGCCCCCGTCGTGGCCGCCCGCTTCGGTCGTGCGATCCTCGAACTCGGCGGCAACAACGCCGCGATCGTCGCACCGTCGGCCGACCTCGACCTCGCCGTGCGCGGCATCGTCTTCTCCGCCGCCGGCACCGCCGGCCAGCGCTGCACCACCCTGCGCCGGCTGATCGTGCACCGCTCCGTTCACGACGAGATCGTCGAGAAGGTGGCCAAGGCGTACGAGTCGCTCCCGATCGGCGACCCGCTCGCCGACGGCACCCTCGTCGGACCGCTGATCGACGGTGGTTCGTTCGACCGGATGCAGGCCGCACTCGAGACCGCGCAGGGCGACGGCGGCACCGTGGTCGCCGGCGGTGACCGCGCCCTCGACGACGAGGCGCCCGACGCTTTCTATGCCCGGCCGGCGATCGTCACCATGCCCGGCCAGACCGAGATCGTCCGCAGCGAGACCTTCGCGCCGATCCTCTACGCCATGGCCTACGACGACCTCGACGACGCGATCGCGTTGCACAACGAGGTGCCGCAAGGCCTGGCGTCGTCGATCTTCACGACCGACCTGCGCGAGGCCGAGACGTTCATCGGCGCCGCCGGCAGCGACTGCGGCATCGCCAACGTCAACATCGGCCCGTCGGGTGCCGAGATCGGCGGGGCGTTCGGCGGCGAGAAGGAGACCGGCGGCGGCCGCGAGTCGGGCAGCGACGCCTGGAAGGGCTACATGCGCCGCCAGACCAACACGGTCAACTACAGCCGCGACCTCCCACTCGCCCAAGGCGTCAACTTCGACGTCTGA
- a CDS encoding MFS transporter: protein MTTPTAARADETASSFSALLRDRVFAPFFFANSLSNTGNWFQNVAAGIVVYDLTGSNTAVGAVSIVQFIATMLLTPWMGALTDRVNRRHMLLAGQSIAFAGASALAVTVIVVGIDGLPGPWPIYAATAVIGLGAATILPSLQAVVPSLVERRDLDRAIALNSMTFNIARSIGPIAAGATVAALGAEWAFGINALTFVPLLVVLLVIRPRGEVEPDDDSSADVREGVRWILDRREVIAVLAATLIVGWTSDPFSTLMPALAESLGGGDATVGLLVGSFGLGAALTAPWFDRVKARVDRERIVPVALVISSVGLATVALAPVTPIALAGAAVSGSGFLLGVTGTNSELQKAMPEHLRGRVMAWWSVAFLGCRPIAAVVDGAIADLTDVRVAIGVSAAVALTGAVFGLTRTLATKAD from the coding sequence GTGACCACACCCACGGCCGCGCGGGCCGACGAGACCGCGAGCAGCTTCTCGGCGCTGCTGCGCGACCGTGTGTTCGCCCCGTTCTTCTTCGCCAACTCACTGTCGAACACCGGGAACTGGTTCCAGAACGTCGCGGCCGGGATCGTCGTCTACGACCTGACGGGGTCGAACACTGCCGTCGGCGCGGTGTCGATCGTCCAGTTCATCGCGACGATGCTGCTCACCCCGTGGATGGGCGCGCTCACCGACCGGGTGAATCGTCGACACATGCTGCTCGCCGGTCAGTCGATCGCATTCGCCGGCGCGTCGGCGTTGGCGGTCACCGTGATCGTGGTCGGCATCGACGGGTTACCCGGCCCGTGGCCGATCTACGCCGCGACCGCCGTCATCGGGTTGGGCGCGGCGACGATCCTGCCGTCGCTCCAGGCCGTCGTGCCGTCGCTCGTCGAACGGCGCGACCTCGACCGGGCGATCGCCCTGAACTCGATGACGTTCAACATCGCTCGCTCGATCGGCCCGATCGCCGCCGGCGCCACCGTGGCAGCGCTCGGGGCCGAATGGGCCTTCGGGATCAACGCACTCACCTTCGTCCCGCTGCTCGTCGTGCTCCTCGTCATCCGGCCGCGCGGTGAGGTCGAGCCGGACGACGACTCGTCGGCCGACGTGCGCGAAGGTGTCCGCTGGATTCTCGACCGTCGTGAGGTCATCGCGGTGCTCGCTGCAACTCTGATCGTCGGCTGGACCTCCGACCCGTTCAGCACGCTGATGCCGGCCCTGGCCGAGTCGCTCGGCGGTGGCGACGCCACGGTCGGTCTGCTGGTCGGTTCGTTCGGACTCGGTGCCGCGCTCACCGCGCCCTGGTTCGATCGGGTGAAGGCGCGCGTCGATCGGGAACGCATCGTGCCGGTCGCGCTCGTGATCAGTTCCGTCGGGCTGGCCACCGTCGCGCTCGCGCCGGTGACGCCCATCGCACTGGCGGGCGCGGCCGTGAGCGGATCCGGGTTCTTGCTCGGCGTGACCGGCACGAACTCCGAACTGCAGAAGGCGATGCCGGAGCACCTGCGAGGACGCGTGATGGCGTGGTGGTCGGTGGCATTCCTCGGGTGCCGACCGATCGCCGCCGTGGTCGACGGCGCGATCGCCGACCTGACCGACGTGCGAGTGGCCATCGGTGTCAGTGCCGCCGTCGCCCTCACCGGCGCTGTCTTCGGCCTCACCCGCACCCTGGCCACGAAGGCCGACTGA
- a CDS encoding aminotransferase class III-fold pyridoxal phosphate-dependent enzyme, which produces MTTIDTPIQQDPHIVTELPGPRARAVIEQDERYSSPSLTRVYPLVVARGEGAVIEDVDGNRFLDFNAGIAVNAAGHNHPKVNAAIHAQVDACLHYCSSDFFHPSHADLVERLATSVPAGMGDARVFLANSGTEAVEGALKLARHHTGRPNVIAFYGAFHGRSLGSLSLTSSKAKYRSGFGIVTPGSYHAPFAYAAELTGADYIEQVLFHHMTEPGDVAAIFVEPIQGEGGYIVPPAGWLQALRDLCDRHGILLVMDEVQSGIGRTGTMWACQHDDVTPDIITAGKGLASGMPLSAIIARDTIMQWAPGKHGSTFGGNPVACAAALATMDLVDDELAANAAARGEQLMAGLRALQERFPIIQEVRGRGLMIGFDLVDHDMAVAFEQACFERGVLSLTCGKRGVRLAPPLVITEAQCDRALEIIADACEAVTR; this is translated from the coding sequence ATGACGACCATCGACACCCCGATCCAGCAGGACCCCCACATCGTCACCGAACTGCCGGGGCCCCGCGCCCGGGCGGTCATCGAGCAGGACGAGCGCTACTCCAGCCCGTCACTCACCCGCGTGTACCCGCTGGTCGTCGCGCGCGGTGAAGGCGCCGTGATCGAAGACGTCGACGGCAACCGATTCCTCGACTTCAACGCCGGCATCGCCGTCAACGCCGCCGGCCACAACCACCCGAAGGTCAACGCCGCGATCCACGCCCAGGTCGACGCCTGCCTCCACTACTGCTCGAGCGACTTCTTCCACCCGAGCCACGCCGACCTCGTCGAACGCCTCGCCACGAGCGTGCCCGCCGGCATGGGCGACGCACGCGTCTTCCTCGCCAACTCCGGCACCGAAGCGGTCGAGGGCGCCCTCAAGCTGGCCCGCCACCACACCGGCCGCCCCAACGTGATCGCCTTCTACGGTGCGTTCCACGGCCGCAGCCTCGGCAGCCTGTCGCTCACCTCGTCGAAAGCGAAGTACCGCAGCGGCTTCGGCATCGTCACGCCCGGCTCGTATCACGCCCCGTTCGCGTACGCCGCCGAACTCACGGGCGCCGACTACATCGAACAGGTCCTGTTCCACCACATGACCGAGCCCGGCGACGTGGCGGCGATCTTCGTCGAACCGATCCAGGGCGAAGGCGGCTACATCGTCCCGCCGGCAGGCTGGTTGCAGGCGCTGCGCGACCTGTGCGACCGCCACGGCATCCTGCTCGTGATGGACGAGGTGCAGTCGGGCATCGGCCGCACCGGCACGATGTGGGCCTGCCAGCACGACGACGTCACCCCCGACATCATCACCGCCGGCAAGGGGCTCGCGAGCGGCATGCCGCTGTCGGCGATCATCGCCCGCGACACGATCATGCAGTGGGCACCCGGCAAGCACGGCTCGACCTTCGGTGGCAACCCGGTCGCCTGCGCCGCAGCGCTCGCCACGATGGATCTCGTCGACGACGAACTCGCGGCGAACGCCGCCGCCCGCGGCGAGCAGCTGATGGCCGGCCTGCGTGCGCTGCAGGAGCGTTTCCCGATCATCCAGGAAGTTCGCGGCCGCGGCCTCATGATCGGCTTCGACCTCGTCGACCACGACATGGCGGTGGCGTTCGAACAGGCGTGCTTCGAGCGTGGCGTGCTGTCGCTCACGTGCGGCAAGCGCGGCGTGCGACTCGCCCCGCCGCTCGTGATCACCGAGGCCCAATGCGACCGCGCGCTCGAAATCATCGCCGACGCCTGCGAGGCTGTCACCCGCTGA
- a CDS encoding mycothiol transferase: MTTVALAGELFSNIREFTLDVLDGLPDQALTWRPDPDGNTIAWLVWHLARVQDDHVAGLADGEQVWAAPGWTERFGLDTDDDRIGYGDSSDDVAALAPEDPSVLGDYLDAVTDRTLDWLAGADGDDWDRIVDRNWDPPVTARVRLASIISDDLQHVGQAAYLRGMYERLGAHRRPPSDT, from the coding sequence ATGACGACGGTGGCGTTGGCTGGGGAGCTGTTCTCGAACATCAGGGAGTTCACACTCGACGTGCTCGACGGGTTGCCCGACCAGGCACTGACCTGGCGACCCGACCCCGACGGCAACACGATCGCCTGGCTCGTCTGGCACCTCGCCCGGGTCCAGGACGACCACGTCGCCGGGCTCGCCGACGGCGAGCAGGTGTGGGCGGCGCCCGGGTGGACCGAACGGTTCGGCCTCGACACCGACGACGACCGGATCGGCTACGGCGACTCGAGCGACGACGTCGCCGCCCTCGCACCCGAGGATCCGTCGGTGCTCGGGGACTACCTCGACGCCGTCACCGACCGCACCCTCGACTGGCTCGCCGGCGCCGATGGGGACGACTGGGACCGGATCGTCGACCGGAACTGGGACCCTCCGGTCACCGCCCGCGTTCGCCTCGCCAGCATCATCTCCGACGACCTGCAACACGTCGGTCAAGCCGCGTACCTGCGCGGCATGTACGAGCGGTTGGGAGCGCACCGAAGGCCTCCCTCCGACACCTGA